One Elaeis guineensis isolate ETL-2024a chromosome 10, EG11, whole genome shotgun sequence genomic window carries:
- the LOC105052650 gene encoding zinc finger CCCH domain-containing protein 13 isoform X1 gives MLGRKLYKTKLCILYQRGRCTRQSCNFAHGEAELRRFAGSFSGRREYRNGNLRGKLDRRHSPHRRYSPVRDARGHHSYHSHKSISHDRGSSHSRSPIKRSERRYRKKQRMDGESDVSGSFNISDGSEDIKKGDKVSFYNERIDLEEQIKQIQLDIEMLDDHKSQLEIFLEEKVDEAQKLSSRIEDLDSKLNKEQEDCKRITVKIKKFIKAHRHHMKAQEEMKRSQVRLQKLGDQISLDPLKTRANEEESSVNVVSDAEPNDDGDNQISSRNDFLQRDVSSAKRRAFVDPATSEEAKIGNSRKRGRYSDSITKSEKLIKSEGPALNSEHNSKGTDTTKTVLINNKSLTDDYKHKQGKLDSATTSPLDKVKGSESRRSLPSTSMAAHAVDELIEAIEMEEKPETIETAKHIENADAENRTKSACLPPPPPLVPQNAYKQVRKYEGDDEDVEVEKVDAEMVDIDIDSEVEIEQI, from the exons ATGCTGGGGCGGAAGCTGTACAAGACGAAGCTGTGCATACTTTACCAGCGCGGCCGCTGCACTCGCCAGAGCTGCAACTTCGCCCACGGCGAAGCCGAGCTCCGCCGCTTCGCCGGCTCTTTCAGCG GTAGACGGGAATACAGAAATGGCAACTTGAGAGGTAAGCTTGACAGAAGGCATTCTCCTCATCGGAGATATTCCCCTGTAAGAGATGCAAGAGGTCATCATTCTTATCATAGTCATAAATCAATTTCTCATGATAGGG GTTCCAGTCATTCAAGGTCCCCAATCAAAAGGAG TGAAAGAAGGTATAGGAAGAAGCAGCGTATGGATGGAGAAAGTGATGTTTCTGGAAGCTTTAACATTTCTGATGGCTCTGAAGATATAAAAAAAGGAGACAAGGTTTCATTTTACAATGAGAGGATTGATCTAGAAGAGCAG ATAAAGCAAATACAGTTGGATATTGAGATGCTTGATGATCATAAATCTCAACTCGAG ATCTTTTTGGAGGAAAAGGTTGATGAAGCACAAAAGCTTTCTAGTAGAATAGAGGACCTTGACTCGAAGCTGAACAAAGAACAAGAAGACTGTAAAAG GATTActgtaaaaattaaaaagtttatCAAAGCTCATAGGCATCATATGAAGGCACAGGAGGAGATGAAAAG GTCACAAGTTCGTCTTCAAAAGTTGGGCGATCAGATTAGTTTGGATCCCCTAAAGACTAGAGCCAATGAAGAAGAGTCTAGTGTAAATGTTGTAAGTGATGCAGAGCCTAATGATGATGGTGATAATCAGATCAGCTCAAGGAACGATTTCCTGCAGCGTGATGTTTCTTCAGCCAAGAGGAGGGCATTTGTTGACCCAGCAACCAGTGAAGAAGCAAAAATAG GGAATTCACGAAAGAGAGGAAGATATTCAGATTCAATAACTAAATCAGAGAAGCTTATCAAGTCTGAAGGGCCTGCTCTTAACTCAGAACATAATAGCAAAGGAACTGACACAACAAAAACAGTCCTCATTAACAATAAGTCTTTGACAGATGACTACAAGCATAAACAAGGAAAACTTGATTCTGCTACCACTTCTCCATTGGATAAG GTGAAAGGTTCTGAATCCAGACGCTCCTTGCCTTCAACCAGTATGGCTGCTCATGCAGTAGATGAACTCATTGAAGCTATTGAAATGGAGGAGAAACCTGAAACTATTGAAACTGCAAAACATATTGAAAATGCAGATGCGGAAAACAGAACCAAGTCAGCTTGTTTGCCACCCCCTCCTCCACTGGTCCCACAAAATGCGTACAAGCAGGTTAGGAAG TACGAGGGTGACGATGAGGATGTAGAGGTGGAAAAGGTGGATGCTGAAATGGTAGACATAGATATCGATAGTGAGGTGGAAATTGAGCAGATATAA
- the LOC105052650 gene encoding zinc finger CCCH domain-containing protein 13 isoform X3: protein MLGRKLYKTKLCILYQRGRCTRQSCNFAHGEAELRRFAGSFSGRREYRNGNLRGKLDRRHSPHRRYSPVRDARGHHSYHSHKSISHDRGSSHSRSPIKRSERRYRKKQRMDGESDVSGSFNISDGSEDIKKGDKVSFYNERIDLEEQIKQIQLDIEMLDDHKSQLEIFLEEKVDEAQKLSSRIEDLDSKLNKEQEDCKRITVKIKKFIKAHRHHMKAQEEMKRSQVRLQKLGDQISLDPLKTRANEEESSVNVVSDAEPNDDGDNQISSRNDFLQRDVSSAKRRAFVDPATSEEAKIGNSRKRGRYSDSITKSEKLIKSEGPALNSEHNSKGTDTTKTVLINNKSLTDDYKHKQGKLDSATTSPLDKYEGDDEDVEVEKVDAEMVDIDIDSEVEIEQI from the exons ATGCTGGGGCGGAAGCTGTACAAGACGAAGCTGTGCATACTTTACCAGCGCGGCCGCTGCACTCGCCAGAGCTGCAACTTCGCCCACGGCGAAGCCGAGCTCCGCCGCTTCGCCGGCTCTTTCAGCG GTAGACGGGAATACAGAAATGGCAACTTGAGAGGTAAGCTTGACAGAAGGCATTCTCCTCATCGGAGATATTCCCCTGTAAGAGATGCAAGAGGTCATCATTCTTATCATAGTCATAAATCAATTTCTCATGATAGGG GTTCCAGTCATTCAAGGTCCCCAATCAAAAGGAG TGAAAGAAGGTATAGGAAGAAGCAGCGTATGGATGGAGAAAGTGATGTTTCTGGAAGCTTTAACATTTCTGATGGCTCTGAAGATATAAAAAAAGGAGACAAGGTTTCATTTTACAATGAGAGGATTGATCTAGAAGAGCAG ATAAAGCAAATACAGTTGGATATTGAGATGCTTGATGATCATAAATCTCAACTCGAG ATCTTTTTGGAGGAAAAGGTTGATGAAGCACAAAAGCTTTCTAGTAGAATAGAGGACCTTGACTCGAAGCTGAACAAAGAACAAGAAGACTGTAAAAG GATTActgtaaaaattaaaaagtttatCAAAGCTCATAGGCATCATATGAAGGCACAGGAGGAGATGAAAAG GTCACAAGTTCGTCTTCAAAAGTTGGGCGATCAGATTAGTTTGGATCCCCTAAAGACTAGAGCCAATGAAGAAGAGTCTAGTGTAAATGTTGTAAGTGATGCAGAGCCTAATGATGATGGTGATAATCAGATCAGCTCAAGGAACGATTTCCTGCAGCGTGATGTTTCTTCAGCCAAGAGGAGGGCATTTGTTGACCCAGCAACCAGTGAAGAAGCAAAAATAG GGAATTCACGAAAGAGAGGAAGATATTCAGATTCAATAACTAAATCAGAGAAGCTTATCAAGTCTGAAGGGCCTGCTCTTAACTCAGAACATAATAGCAAAGGAACTGACACAACAAAAACAGTCCTCATTAACAATAAGTCTTTGACAGATGACTACAAGCATAAACAAGGAAAACTTGATTCTGCTACCACTTCTCCATTGGATAAG TACGAGGGTGACGATGAGGATGTAGAGGTGGAAAAGGTGGATGCTGAAATGGTAGACATAGATATCGATAGTGAGGTGGAAATTGAGCAGATATAA
- the LOC105052650 gene encoding zinc finger CCCH domain-containing protein 13 isoform X2, translating into MLGRKLYKTKLCILYQRGRCTRQSCNFAHGEAELRRFAGSFSGRREYRNGNLRGKLDRRHSPHRRYSPVRDARGHHSYHSHKSISHDRGSSHSRSPIKRSERRYRKKQRMDGESDVSGSFNISDGSEDIKKGDKVSFYNERIDLEEQIKQIQLDIEMLDDHKSQLEIFLEEKVDEAQKLSSRIEDLDSKLNKEQEDCKRITVKIKKFIKAHRHHMKAQEEMKRSQVRLQKLGDQISLDPLKTRANEEESSVNVVSDAEPNDDGDNQISSRNDFLQRDVSSAKRRAFVDPATSEEAKIGNSRKRGRYSDSITKSEKLIKSEGPALNSEHNSKGTDTTKTVLINNKSLTDDYKHKQGKLDSATTSPLDKVKGSESRRSLPSTSMAAHAVDELIEAIEMEEKPETIETAKHIENADAENRTKSACLPPPPPLVPQNAYKQYEGDDEDVEVEKVDAEMVDIDIDSEVEIEQI; encoded by the exons ATGCTGGGGCGGAAGCTGTACAAGACGAAGCTGTGCATACTTTACCAGCGCGGCCGCTGCACTCGCCAGAGCTGCAACTTCGCCCACGGCGAAGCCGAGCTCCGCCGCTTCGCCGGCTCTTTCAGCG GTAGACGGGAATACAGAAATGGCAACTTGAGAGGTAAGCTTGACAGAAGGCATTCTCCTCATCGGAGATATTCCCCTGTAAGAGATGCAAGAGGTCATCATTCTTATCATAGTCATAAATCAATTTCTCATGATAGGG GTTCCAGTCATTCAAGGTCCCCAATCAAAAGGAG TGAAAGAAGGTATAGGAAGAAGCAGCGTATGGATGGAGAAAGTGATGTTTCTGGAAGCTTTAACATTTCTGATGGCTCTGAAGATATAAAAAAAGGAGACAAGGTTTCATTTTACAATGAGAGGATTGATCTAGAAGAGCAG ATAAAGCAAATACAGTTGGATATTGAGATGCTTGATGATCATAAATCTCAACTCGAG ATCTTTTTGGAGGAAAAGGTTGATGAAGCACAAAAGCTTTCTAGTAGAATAGAGGACCTTGACTCGAAGCTGAACAAAGAACAAGAAGACTGTAAAAG GATTActgtaaaaattaaaaagtttatCAAAGCTCATAGGCATCATATGAAGGCACAGGAGGAGATGAAAAG GTCACAAGTTCGTCTTCAAAAGTTGGGCGATCAGATTAGTTTGGATCCCCTAAAGACTAGAGCCAATGAAGAAGAGTCTAGTGTAAATGTTGTAAGTGATGCAGAGCCTAATGATGATGGTGATAATCAGATCAGCTCAAGGAACGATTTCCTGCAGCGTGATGTTTCTTCAGCCAAGAGGAGGGCATTTGTTGACCCAGCAACCAGTGAAGAAGCAAAAATAG GGAATTCACGAAAGAGAGGAAGATATTCAGATTCAATAACTAAATCAGAGAAGCTTATCAAGTCTGAAGGGCCTGCTCTTAACTCAGAACATAATAGCAAAGGAACTGACACAACAAAAACAGTCCTCATTAACAATAAGTCTTTGACAGATGACTACAAGCATAAACAAGGAAAACTTGATTCTGCTACCACTTCTCCATTGGATAAG GTGAAAGGTTCTGAATCCAGACGCTCCTTGCCTTCAACCAGTATGGCTGCTCATGCAGTAGATGAACTCATTGAAGCTATTGAAATGGAGGAGAAACCTGAAACTATTGAAACTGCAAAACATATTGAAAATGCAGATGCGGAAAACAGAACCAAGTCAGCTTGTTTGCCACCCCCTCCTCCACTGGTCCCACAAAATGCGTACAAGCAG TACGAGGGTGACGATGAGGATGTAGAGGTGGAAAAGGTGGATGCTGAAATGGTAGACATAGATATCGATAGTGAGGTGGAAATTGAGCAGATATAA
- the LOC105052782 gene encoding transcription factor MYB1-like, protein MSFDSTTGTKQPGIRKGAWTVEEDALLRRCVEKYGATEWRHVPLRAGLNRCRKSCRLRWLNYLRPGINRGSFGEDETDLIVRLHKLLGNRWSLIAGRLPGRTANDVKNYWNSHLSKKHDVRDHKERSKHDDKVLKPRPQTIPRTWIWSRDHLSSASEIQQEESEMQEIPSSSKNHKTWVDAQIIGVPNVENVITKEMQTDNRVIQDDNKDDESLTGVGGWEDLLQDIDIWGDLGTI, encoded by the exons ATGAGCTTTGACTCAACCACTGGCACCAAGCAGCCTGGTATCAGGAAAGGAGCATGGACTGTAGAGGAAGATGCTCTTCTCAGGAGGTGTGTCGAAAAGTATGGTGCCACGGAGTGGCGCCATGTCCCTCTGAGGGCAG GCTTGAATAGGTGTAGAAAGAGTTGCAGACTCAGATGGCTGAATTATCTCAGGCCGGGCATTAACAGAGGGAGCTTTGGGGAGGATGAGACTGATCTTATTGTTAGGCTTCACAAGCTATTAGGAAACAG GTGGTCCCTAATAGCAGGCAGGCTTCCTGGCCGGACTGCAAATGATGTTAAGAACTACTGGAACTCTCATTTGAGCAAAAAGCATGATGTTAGAGATCATAAAGAGAGGAGCAAGCATGACGACAAAGTCTTGAAGCCACGACCTCAAACCATTCCTAGGACTTGGATTTGGTCAAGGGATCACCTATCTTCTGCAAGCGAAATCCAGCAAGAAGAATCTGAAATGCAAGAAATACCATCTTCTTCAAAGAATCATAAAACATGGGTGGATGCTCAGATCATTGGTGTGCCAAATGTTGAAAATGTTATAACAAAGGAAATGCAAACTGACAACAGGGTCATCCAAGATGACAACAAAGATGACGAGTCACTTACAGGAGTCGGAGGTTGGGAGGACTTGCTTCAGGATATCGATATTTGGGGAGACTTAGGGACCATATGA